A genomic region of Lysinibacillus sp. 2017 contains the following coding sequences:
- a CDS encoding DJ-1/PfpI family protein, which yields MESKVALIASISSSPYLLAKAGVLKGKKYTVGLTEQARETLGIFEREHYSDNLVVQDGKLITATGSGFIQFGTLIGKALNLSFDERWYQG from the coding sequence ATGGAAAGTAAAGTTGCATTAATTGCCAGCATTTCTAGTTCTCCCTATCTCCTAGCTAAAGCGGGCGTGTTAAAGGGTAAAAAATATACAGTCGGATTGACGGAACAAGCACGTGAGACGTTAGGGATTTTTGAACGTGAACATTATTCGGATAATCTCGTAGTCCAAGATGGTAAATTAATTACTGCTACAGGGAGTGGGTTTATACAGTTTGGAACATTAATAGGAAAAGCATTGAACCTTTCTTTTGATGAAAGATGGTACCAAGGTTAA
- the spoIIP gene encoding stage II sporulation protein P encodes MLNEKELFQMMKETYPQHPSKDFIASTEKKLRQKARGMKRTSSVKRLSAVTSSILLFAIVLSYMLFFIEDKSITTMFSHAGNGSSATAIDDKNPVVFIYHTHNHESYLPEHNITQFGEPFSPTKNVTLVGKALSEALKENNINSVYSETDIFEMLQEQNLTFNDAYTISREVVQDAVNKYNSIKMVFDIHRDSEKRTTTTIKIDGINYARIGFVVSKTSDNYEKNKAFANRIHEKLEQLYPGLSKGVSEKGVNPRNTYNQDVYDQAALLNIGGVENTLEESYRTTNALAKAIKEIIQELKE; translated from the coding sequence ATGTTAAATGAAAAAGAACTATTTCAAATGATGAAAGAAACGTATCCTCAACATCCAAGTAAGGACTTTATTGCATCAACCGAAAAGAAGTTGAGACAAAAGGCAAGAGGTATGAAGCGAACGAGCAGTGTAAAAAGATTATCAGCTGTCACAAGCAGTATTTTACTTTTCGCAATCGTATTATCCTATATGCTTTTCTTTATAGAGGACAAGTCAATTACAACTATGTTTAGTCATGCTGGCAATGGATCGTCCGCCACTGCCATTGATGACAAAAATCCAGTAGTGTTTATTTACCACACACATAATCACGAATCATATTTGCCAGAACATAATATCACACAATTTGGCGAACCATTTAGCCCAACTAAAAATGTCACTTTAGTCGGAAAGGCTTTAAGTGAGGCTCTAAAGGAAAACAATATTAACAGTGTGTACAGTGAGACCGATATTTTCGAAATGCTACAGGAACAAAATTTAACTTTCAATGACGCCTATACCATTTCGAGGGAAGTTGTACAGGATGCCGTAAATAAATATAACAGCATTAAAATGGTTTTCGATATACACAGAGATTCCGAAAAAAGAACAACAACCACAATCAAGATTGACGGAATCAATTATGCAAGAATCGGGTTTGTTGTATCAAAGACAAGCGATAATTATGAAAAAAACAAAGCATTTGCCAACCGCATTCATGAAAAATTAGAGCAACTGTATCCTGGATTATCAAAAGGTGTTAGTGAAAAAGGTGTGAATCCTCGAAACACATATAATCAAGATGTCTATGATCAAGCCGCCTTGTTAAACATTGGTGGTGTTGAAAATACATTAGAGGAATCTTATAGAACTACTAATGCTTTAGCAAAAGCTATTAAGGAAATAATTCAGGAATTAAAAGAATAA
- a CDS encoding DUF1572 family protein: MSIGREYLRTVLQRFTEAKITAEKAIEQLTESELFWTPDEESNSIAIIIKHMSGNMVSRWTDFFTTDGEKPDRNRDEEFVGDFHTKDQVMELWNLGWTTFLTSLKDIDEEHLLKTITIRNESHSVIEAIERQMYHYSYHIGQIIYIAKHLKSSNWQSLTIPKKSKKDNVTKSGL, translated from the coding sequence ATGAGCATAGGTAGAGAGTATTTGAGAACAGTTCTTCAACGCTTTACAGAAGCAAAAATAACGGCCGAAAAAGCAATTGAGCAATTAACGGAAAGTGAATTGTTTTGGACTCCTGATGAAGAGTCTAATAGTATTGCGATTATTATCAAACATATGAGTGGAAATATGGTTTCTCGTTGGACTGATTTTTTTACAACAGATGGGGAAAAACCGGACCGTAATCGGGATGAAGAATTTGTAGGAGATTTTCATACGAAAGATCAGGTTATGGAACTGTGGAACCTTGGTTGGACTACCTTTTTAACGTCATTAAAAGACATTGACGAAGAACACCTGTTAAAAACAATTACGATCCGAAATGAGTCGCATTCAGTGATAGAAGCAATTGAACGTCAAATGTACCATTATTCTTATCATATTGGGCAAATCATTTATATAGCCAAACATTTAAAATCAAGTAATTGGCAATCATTAACGATTCCTAAGAAATCCAAGAAGGACAATGTAACTAAATCCGGACTGTAA
- a CDS encoding glycosyltransferase family 4 protein, which translates to MKKIALLSMDGHTLGDQYIFKDICLIPILLGDYLGYDVLITTEINQEKLKETFPSINFEFIAFQDNYEINMNQYLQDHANEIDITFAFGAYPSYLQLLETYKKNNPNGKTYLKLDMNRYWLNRLVDSPNYLNHLFQHCDFVSAECTPIVKILEEKYQRKIHHIPNGYYDFSPTEAVSYDEKKNIILTVGRLDSPDKQVMMTVHAFLNARLPDWELRLVGAMSDEFKKQLIDVVSASPYSNQVKILGPIFDKLKLEAEYRQAKIFCLTSKVECHAHVLAEAAKNGCYLMLTDIDGAIDITKNQRWGRIHPIYNWPFFTESLKEVSEQEELLKVTCEEIQNFARENLNWHHLIEKIAKILGEELEQKN; encoded by the coding sequence ATGAAAAAAATTGCGTTACTCAGTATGGATGGGCATACATTAGGTGATCAATATATTTTTAAAGATATTTGCTTAATTCCTATCTTGTTAGGGGATTATTTAGGCTATGATGTTCTAATTACGACGGAAATAAATCAAGAAAAGTTAAAGGAAACTTTTCCAAGTATCAATTTTGAATTTATCGCTTTTCAGGATAATTATGAAATAAATATGAATCAATATTTACAAGACCATGCGAACGAAATCGATATTACCTTTGCCTTTGGGGCTTATCCTTCTTATTTGCAACTATTAGAGACATACAAAAAGAACAACCCAAATGGAAAAACGTATTTAAAATTGGATATGAACCGCTATTGGTTAAATCGTTTAGTAGATTCACCCAATTATTTAAATCACCTATTTCAGCATTGTGATTTTGTATCAGCAGAATGTACACCCATTGTAAAAATACTTGAGGAAAAATATCAAAGGAAAATTCACCATATTCCAAATGGGTATTATGATTTTTCCCCAACAGAAGCGGTGTCTTATGATGAAAAGAAAAATATAATTTTAACTGTCGGTCGATTGGATTCACCGGATAAACAAGTAATGATGACCGTACATGCTTTTTTGAATGCCAGGCTTCCGGATTGGGAGCTTCGTTTAGTTGGTGCCATGTCAGATGAATTTAAAAAACAGTTAATAGATGTTGTTTCTGCTAGTCCGTATTCGAATCAGGTTAAAATTTTAGGACCTATCTTTGACAAGCTTAAATTAGAGGCCGAATATCGACAAGCTAAAATATTTTGTCTTACATCAAAGGTTGAATGTCATGCCCACGTATTAGCGGAAGCTGCAAAAAACGGATGTTATCTCATGTTGACGGATATAGATGGTGCAATTGATATTACGAAAAATCAAAGATGGGGAAGAATCCATCCTATATACAATTGGCCCTTCTTTACTGAGTCACTTAAAGAAGTGTCAGAACAGGAAGAATTGCTTAAAGTAACATGTGAGGAAATTCAAAACTTTGCAAGAGAGAACTTAAATTGGCATCACCTCATTGAGAAAATAGCGAAAATTTTAGGAGAAGAACTTGAACAAAAAAACTGA
- a CDS encoding SAM-dependent methyltransferase, protein MQYSIQPVAYVNNNRKEIADDNWGSILSTIELAENINTSSLKGINEFSHLEIIFYFDKVSDHQIQYEARHPRNNQAYPEVGIFVQRGKNRPNKLGVTMVELVDVKERALIVKGLDAIDGTPIIDMKPVMKEFLPKGEVRQPNWSISLMENYWGD, encoded by the coding sequence ATGCAGTATTCAATCCAGCCCGTAGCTTATGTAAATAATAATCGAAAAGAGATTGCGGATGATAATTGGGGTTCCATCTTATCAACAATTGAACTTGCAGAAAATATTAATACTTCATCATTAAAAGGTATCAATGAATTCTCGCATTTAGAAATCATTTTTTACTTTGATAAAGTATCCGATCATCAAATTCAATATGAAGCAAGACATCCAAGAAACAATCAAGCATATCCTGAGGTTGGGATCTTCGTTCAACGGGGAAAAAATAGACCAAATAAATTGGGCGTAACTATGGTTGAACTGGTTGACGTTAAAGAGCGGGCTTTAATTGTTAAAGGATTAGATGCAATAGATGGAACGCCCATTATCGACATGAAGCCAGTAATGAAGGAATTCCTACCTAAAGGTGAAGTAAGACAACCGAATTGGTCCATCTCTTTAATGGAAAATTATTGGGGAGATTAA
- a CDS encoding RNA polymerase sigma factor — MIDRKDLESSIVEIYHKHYLDVFRFLICFSGNQNDAEDLTQEVFIRVLKNLPNFKEGNNLKTWIFSIAKHVAVDHYRKKKFTAVFKEGFFTQLESKDKKPDEEVEISEMEQMVHAAISKLKPKYRAVVILRGINECSIKETSEILQCSESKVKVDYHRALKDLKGKLNIGVEGVLTNVK; from the coding sequence TTGATTGATCGAAAGGACTTAGAATCGAGTATCGTTGAGATTTACCACAAACATTATTTAGACGTATTTCGATTTCTTATTTGTTTTTCAGGAAATCAAAACGATGCAGAGGACTTGACGCAAGAAGTATTTATTCGTGTATTAAAAAACTTACCAAATTTTAAAGAAGGCAACAATCTAAAGACATGGATCTTCTCCATCGCCAAACATGTAGCAGTAGACCATTATCGAAAAAAGAAGTTTACCGCTGTCTTTAAGGAAGGGTTTTTCACGCAATTAGAGTCTAAAGACAAAAAGCCTGATGAAGAGGTTGAAATTTCTGAAATGGAACAAATGGTGCATGCAGCGATTTCTAAATTAAAGCCAAAATATAGGGCGGTCGTCATTTTGCGCGGCATCAATGAATGCTCCATCAAGGAGACGTCGGAAATTCTACAATGTAGTGAATCAAAAGTGAAAGTAGATTACCACAGAGCATTGAAAGACCTGAAAGGAAAATTGAATATTGGCGTAGAGGGGGTTTTGACAAATGTTAAATGA
- a CDS encoding VOC family protein — translation MWKALECVAIYTEDIEKSVKFYQSLGLTKSWETFQDEEKQWTLVGMKFPDGNSELVLKNNPNLNFIEAEIVVEDVREAYKRLKLNTEVQWIRTPFPNSLGGHVAVMQAPDGNVFVLVGK, via the coding sequence ATGTGGAAAGCATTAGAATGTGTTGCAATTTATACAGAAGACATTGAAAAGTCGGTAAAGTTCTATCAATCATTAGGGTTAACAAAATCTTGGGAAACATTTCAAGACGAAGAAAAACAATGGACACTGGTTGGCATGAAATTTCCTGATGGTAATTCAGAGTTAGTATTAAAGAATAACCCCAATTTGAATTTTATTGAAGCGGAAATTGTTGTTGAAGACGTTCGGGAGGCTTACAAAAGATTAAAATTAAATACTGAAGTGCAGTGGATTCGCACGCCTTTCCCTAATTCTTTAGGTGGTCATGTTGCTGTAATGCAAGCACCAGATGGAAATGTGTTTGTTTTAGTAGGTAAATAA
- a CDS encoding helix-turn-helix transcriptional regulator, with protein MKVINHIKEIRLKKGITQVQMAEDLQITRQTINAIEKNKYNPSLELALKLVKYFDVPIEQLFYLDEMEGK; from the coding sequence TTGAAAGTAATTAATCACATCAAAGAAATCCGATTAAAAAAAGGCATTACACAAGTACAAATGGCAGAGGATTTACAAATCACTAGACAAACTATAAATGCAATTGAAAAAAACAAGTATAATCCTAGCCTTGAGTTAGCACTAAAACTGGTGAAGTATTTTGATGTACCGATTGAACAGTTATTTTATTTAGATGAAATGGAGGGGAAATAA
- a CDS encoding DUF2829 domain-containing protein → MTFEEILPCLKNGEKIIRKGWGGAELYVKYVPQTTLDGLSMNPYFVINVTGEGYTMFTPTVCDILADDWEVVTA, encoded by the coding sequence ATGACATTTGAGGAAATTTTACCGTGCTTAAAAAATGGAGAGAAAATTATTCGTAAAGGCTGGGGCGGAGCAGAGCTATATGTAAAGTATGTGCCGCAAACGACATTAGATGGTTTATCGATGAACCCGTATTTTGTTATTAATGTGACAGGTGAAGGCTATACGATGTTTACACCAACAGTATGTGATATTTTAGCGGACGATTGGGAAGTCGTAACAGCGTAA
- a CDS encoding 3-oxoacyl-ACP reductase codes for MNNRFENNVVLVTGAASGIGRAQVKAFLQEGAKVIGIDIQKSDVVEESYSHFVGSVTDQEFLEQTIAQIEQIDILCNTAGMLDGYAKSLETDEALWDRIFNVNVKGMYFVTNATLKKMLPRKQGIIINMASIAGLIAGGGGAAYTASKHAVIGYTKQLSYDYCRDGIRVNGIAPGAIETPMNAADFEGTGEMAKWVAEQTPAKRWAKPEEVANLTLFLASEASDYMHATIMPIDGGWMNK; via the coding sequence ATGAATAATCGTTTTGAAAACAACGTAGTACTTGTAACGGGAGCTGCATCTGGTATTGGACGAGCGCAGGTGAAGGCATTTTTACAGGAAGGTGCTAAAGTAATAGGAATTGACATTCAGAAAAGCGATGTCGTGGAGGAAAGCTACTCGCATTTTGTAGGGAGTGTGACGGATCAGGAATTCCTTGAGCAAACAATTGCACAAATCGAACAAATAGATATTTTATGTAATACGGCAGGTATGCTAGACGGCTATGCGAAATCACTGGAAACGGATGAAGCTCTTTGGGATCGTATTTTTAATGTGAATGTAAAAGGTATGTATTTCGTGACGAATGCAACGCTGAAAAAAATGCTACCACGTAAGCAAGGCATCATTATTAATATGGCTTCCATTGCTGGTCTTATTGCAGGTGGTGGTGGTGCAGCATATACAGCTTCTAAGCATGCTGTTATAGGTTATACAAAGCAGCTGTCGTACGATTATTGTCGAGACGGGATACGTGTAAACGGCATTGCCCCTGGAGCAATTGAAACGCCGATGAATGCTGCAGATTTTGAAGGGACTGGCGAGATGGCGAAATGGGTTGCTGAGCAAACACCAGCAAAACGTTGGGCAAAGCCTGAGGAAGTTGCGAACCTTACGTTATTTTTAGCAAGTGAAGCAAGCGATTATATGCACGCAACGATTATGCCGATAGATGGCGGCTGGATGAACAAGTAA
- a CDS encoding YqjF family protein, whose product MEKNSKNRWDDSHRPWALPNLPWTMKQTWSDLLFAHYPIKFEALRKLVPEELPLDSYNDMCWIGVVPFRMSGVRLRGLPPIPGTDQFPELNVRTYVVLNGKPGVYFFSLDAANWLAVQGAKTLYHLPYWYSEMEIKNSGTTTIEFESKRRKDTEIELACSYRPISEPFQAPIGSFEEWLVERYCFYTLNSSGVPLRCDILHEPWILQNAEAEFKHNSILSKQGIAVESDLPILHFAKKIEVRAWPLVHHFTNRFSI is encoded by the coding sequence GTGGAAAAAAATTCGAAAAATCGATGGGATGACAGTCATCGTCCGTGGGCTCTACCGAATTTACCTTGGACGATGAAACAGACATGGAGCGATCTTTTATTTGCCCATTATCCAATTAAATTTGAAGCATTACGAAAGTTAGTACCTGAAGAACTGCCTTTGGATTCATATAATGATATGTGCTGGATTGGGGTTGTGCCGTTTCGTATGTCGGGAGTTAGGCTACGAGGATTGCCACCTATTCCGGGAACAGACCAATTTCCGGAGCTGAATGTACGGACCTATGTAGTGCTAAATGGTAAGCCTGGCGTGTACTTTTTTAGTTTGGATGCTGCCAACTGGCTTGCTGTACAGGGAGCTAAAACTCTCTATCATTTACCATATTGGTACTCTGAAATGGAAATCAAAAATAGTGGAACAACAACTATTGAATTTGAAAGTAAGAGACGAAAGGACACTGAAATTGAATTAGCGTGTAGCTATAGACCGATTTCAGAACCATTTCAAGCACCTATTGGGTCTTTCGAGGAATGGTTGGTCGAGCGTTACTGCTTTTATACGTTAAATTCCTCAGGTGTACCACTACGTTGCGATATTTTACATGAGCCTTGGATATTACAAAATGCAGAAGCAGAATTTAAGCATAATTCGATACTGTCCAAGCAAGGAATTGCTGTTGAGAGTGATTTGCCTATACTGCATTTTGCAAAAAAAATAGAGGTGCGTGCTTGGCCATTGGTTCATCATTTCACGAATCGTTTTAGTATTTGA
- a CDS encoding HAAS domain-containing protein — MSGWLASIAFILAPFSILINLFIGVFRMFDLFFSLGLCGIGIFIAMGMFVATKALTKGFIRYLKFNITFVKGGLKHG, encoded by the coding sequence ATTTCCGGATGGTTGGCGTCTATAGCGTTTATTCTTGCTCCATTCAGTATTCTTATTAATTTATTTATAGGGGTATTCAGAATGTTTGACTTATTCTTCTCACTTGGTCTTTGTGGAATTGGAATATTTATAGCGATGGGGATGTTCGTCGCAACAAAAGCTCTAACTAAAGGATTTATTCGCTATTTGAAATTTAACATTACTTTTGTGAAGGGTGGTTTGAAGCATGGGTAA
- a CDS encoding ZIP family metal transporter produces MQYLPIILSSLCTGLGAIPVLLIKNVSHKGKDTLLAYTAGIMVAASAYGLIPSALKLSNITVLVIGILIGTFVLTLLESIIPHVDLEHSRKPATNSRAIVLFLVAMSLHNLPEGLSVGISNVRNGQELGVLVAIAIGLQNVPDGFLVALFLVTQNVKRSKAIFLATLTGIIEMCAGLIGILFGESFEYIVPYGLAFAAGSMLFVVYKELIPESHGDGNERAATIAFIFGFLTMVILTDWFR; encoded by the coding sequence ATGCAGTATTTACCTATTATTCTTTCTTCTCTTTGTACAGGCTTAGGCGCCATTCCTGTTTTGTTAATTAAAAACGTTTCCCATAAAGGAAAGGATACATTGCTCGCTTATACAGCAGGCATAATGGTTGCCGCTTCCGCCTATGGTTTAATTCCATCTGCTCTCAAACTATCGAACATTACTGTATTGGTTATAGGGATACTGATCGGTACGTTTGTCCTCACGCTATTAGAAAGTATAATTCCACATGTTGATTTAGAGCATTCACGTAAACCGGCGACTAATTCGAGAGCAATCGTTTTGTTTTTAGTTGCCATGTCTTTACATAACTTGCCTGAGGGTTTATCAGTCGGTATTAGTAATGTACGCAATGGACAGGAGTTGGGGGTACTTGTTGCGATTGCAATTGGACTTCAAAATGTACCAGATGGCTTTTTAGTTGCCCTGTTTTTAGTGACACAAAATGTGAAACGTAGTAAGGCCATTTTTTTGGCTACCTTGACAGGAATCATTGAAATGTGTGCTGGATTAATTGGTATATTATTTGGAGAATCGTTTGAATATATTGTCCCTTATGGCCTTGCTTTTGCTGCAGGTTCAATGCTCTTTGTTGTTTATAAAGAATTAATTCCAGAGAGTCATGGAGATGGCAATGAAAGAGCAGCAACAATCGCCTTCATTTTCGGCTTTCTGACAATGGTGATTTTAACGGATTGGTTTCGATAA
- a CDS encoding DUF4097 family beta strand repeat-containing protein, whose translation MGKKLSILALLLLLIGGIGSFITFSQTNQEETTTEKTVSSDMVKEVYIQTDNATVEVLPTSDSEIKVEHVTKGVDVSKLDFNAEVKGNKLTIRLKERNSSFSIDFNIQSSHLYVYVPQKSYSSFVVDNDNGKVKMSELNIKNLKVKTDNGRIELNKIVAENVDVKSANGKLELNDVEGNLKGSSNNGKISLTTKDLDRNIQLESDNGKITIKTDKEPTNTTFKISADNGEINILDKYQGNAVIGKGENLVDLESNNGKIEVIK comes from the coding sequence ATGGGTAAAAAATTATCAATCCTTGCGTTGCTTCTTTTACTAATTGGCGGTATCGGCAGTTTCATTACGTTTTCCCAAACCAATCAAGAAGAAACCACGACAGAGAAAACAGTGAGTTCTGATATGGTGAAAGAGGTCTACATTCAAACGGACAATGCAACTGTAGAAGTTCTTCCTACTTCGGATTCAGAAATTAAAGTAGAGCATGTAACAAAAGGTGTGGATGTTTCTAAGTTGGATTTTAATGCCGAAGTAAAAGGGAATAAGCTTACCATTAGATTAAAAGAGCGCAACAGTAGTTTCAGCATTGACTTTAATATTCAATCCTCTCATTTATACGTTTATGTCCCGCAAAAATCGTATTCTTCCTTTGTCGTCGATAATGATAATGGAAAAGTGAAAATGTCAGAGCTGAATATAAAGAATTTGAAAGTGAAAACGGATAATGGTCGTATTGAATTAAATAAGATTGTAGCAGAAAACGTTGACGTAAAAAGTGCAAATGGCAAGTTGGAGCTTAATGATGTAGAAGGAAATCTCAAGGGTTCCTCAAATAATGGTAAAATATCGCTCACTACAAAAGACTTAGATCGGAACATACAATTAGAGAGCGACAATGGTAAAATTACGATTAAAACGGATAAGGAACCGACTAATACCACCTTTAAAATATCTGCAGACAATGGGGAAATCAATATTCTCGATAAATATCAGGGGAATGCAGTCATAGGAAAGGGAGAAAATCTAGTTGATCTAGAATCGAATAACGGCAAAATCGAAGTGATAAAATAA
- a CDS encoding QueT transporter family protein: MATSVSTSRVSVHETAKVAIIASLYVAVTLVLAVISFGAVQLRLSEMFNYLALFHKRYIMAVTLGVVIANFLSPMWWVDVPVGGIATFIALMICRMLTKNMKSLVWKLIVTGIIFTASMFTVAAQITIIFNAPFWPTYGMVAVGEAFSMLVGGITIYLLQKKIDFTK; the protein is encoded by the coding sequence ATGGCAACTTCTGTTTCAACGTCACGTGTTAGCGTGCATGAAACGGCTAAGGTGGCTATCATTGCTTCGCTTTATGTGGCAGTGACACTTGTTTTAGCTGTGATTAGTTTCGGTGCTGTTCAATTAAGACTATCCGAAATGTTTAACTATTTAGCACTTTTCCATAAACGTTATATTATGGCGGTAACGCTTGGCGTAGTTATCGCAAATTTCTTATCACCGATGTGGTGGGTTGATGTACCGGTAGGTGGTATTGCGACATTCATTGCATTGATGATTTGTCGAATGCTAACAAAAAATATGAAAAGCTTGGTGTGGAAATTGATTGTAACCGGCATAATTTTTACAGCCTCGATGTTTACAGTAGCTGCACAAATCACGATCATATTTAATGCACCATTTTGGCCAACATATGGCATGGTAGCAGTCGGTGAAGCCTTTTCAATGCTAGTAGGTGGCATCACAATTTATTTATTACAGAAGAAAATTGATTTTACTAAATAA
- a CDS encoding GNAT family N-acetyltransferase yields the protein MIVNPIEFHIRNLTYSLRSAKQEDAKKLSEVRFQIDGETENMDREQGEAYIDEVGFKQLIKEDTKKSHNLFLVCEVSGSIVGFSRCEGNELKRMAHKVEFGVCVLKDFWGYSIGTNLLKESIKWADANDIRKMTLNVLETNEKAIMLYKKLGFEQEGVLKNDRLLSDGNYYNTVVMGRFNE from the coding sequence ATAATAGTAAATCCAATAGAATTCCATATTCGTAATTTAACCTATTCTTTAAGGTCAGCGAAACAAGAGGATGCGAAAAAATTGTCTGAAGTACGATTCCAAATCGATGGTGAAACAGAAAATATGGATAGGGAACAAGGGGAAGCGTACATAGATGAGGTTGGTTTTAAACAGTTAATTAAAGAAGACACAAAAAAATCTCATAATCTTTTTCTAGTCTGTGAAGTAAGCGGTAGTATAGTAGGCTTTTCAAGGTGTGAAGGCAATGAGTTGAAAAGAATGGCTCATAAAGTGGAGTTTGGTGTTTGTGTACTAAAGGATTTTTGGGGCTATAGCATTGGTACGAACTTGTTAAAGGAATCTATTAAATGGGCTGATGCTAACGATATTAGAAAAATGACTTTAAATGTACTCGAAACCAATGAAAAAGCCATCATGCTGTATAAAAAGTTAGGGTTTGAACAAGAAGGCGTACTAAAAAATGATAGGCTACTATCCGATGGGAATTATTATAATACAGTTGTCATGGGAAGATTTAATGAATAA